A region from the Salvelinus sp. IW2-2015 linkage group LG19, ASM291031v2, whole genome shotgun sequence genome encodes:
- the LOC111979725 gene encoding cytochrome P450 7A1 yields the protein MIITISLIWAVVIGFCCCLWLALGIRKRQPGEPPVENGLIPYLGCALQFGANPLEFLRSRQKKFGHIFTCKIAGKYFHFLCDPFSYHAVIRQGRHLDWKKFHFSTSVKAFGHDSMDPRHGYTTENLHQTFLKTLQGEALPSLIETMMENLQSVMLQSDTLSPSKDRWDVDGIFAFCYKVMFESGYLTLFGKDLGNNKNAARQEAQKALVLNALENFKEFDKIFPALVAGLPIHVFKSAYSARENLAKTMLAENLSKRQNISDLISLRMLLNDTLSTFNDLSKARTHVALLWASQANTLPATFWSLLYMIRSPEAMKAANEEVKKILESSGQRVDHSKPQLTLSREDLDNMPVIDSIIKEAMRLSSASMNVRVAKEDFLLHLDNQESYRIRKDDVIALYPQMLHFDPEIYEDPLTYKYDRYLDDSGQEKTTFYREGRKLRYFYMPFGSGVTKCPGRFFAVHEIKQFLALVLSYFDMELLDSAVKVPPLDQSRAGLGILQPTYDIDFRYKLKTQ from the exons ATGATCATCACCATATCTTTGATTTGGGCAGTGGTGATTGGTTTTTGCTGCTGTCTGTGGCTTGCTCTGGGGATCCGCAAGAG ACAACCAGGTGAGCCTCCGGTGGAGAATGGTTTGATCCCGTACCTCGGCTGTGCCCTCCAGTTTGGAGCAAACCCCCTGGAGTTTCTCCGGAGCCGACAGAAGAAATTTGGCCACATCTTCACTTGCAAGATTGCTGGAAAATACTTTCACTTCCTGTGCGACCCTTTCTCCTACCATGCCGTCATCCGCCAAGGCAGGCATCTGGACTGGAAGAAGTTCCACTTCTCTACCTCGGTCAAG GCGTTCGGCCATGACAGCATGGACCCCAGACACGGCTACACCACAGAGAACCTCCACCAGACCTTCTTGAAGACCCTGCAGGGCGAAGCCCTCCCCTCACTCATCGAGACCATGATGGAGAACCTACAGTCAGTCATGCTGCAATCCGACACCCTCAGCCCCAGCAAGGACCGCTGGGACGTGGACGGCATCTTTGCCTTCTGCTACAAGGTCATGTTCGAGTCAGGCTACCTGACGCTCTTCGGCAAGGATCTGGGAAACAACAAGAATGCTGCGCGCCAGGAGGCCCAGAAGGCGTTGGTGCTTAATGCTCTAGAGAACTTCAAGGAGTTCGACAAGATCTTCCCGGCTCTGGTAGCCGGCTTGCCCATCCACGTGTTCAAGAGCGCCTACTCTGCCAGGGAGAACCTGGCTAAGACCATGCTGGCCGAGAACTTAAGCAAACGCCAGAACATATCAGACCTGATCTCATTGCGCATGCTTCTAAACGACACGCTGTCCACCTTCAATGACCTGAGCAAGGCCCGCACCCATGTGGCACTGCTGTGGGCCTCGCAGGCCAACACACTGCCTGCTACTTTCTGGAGCCTGCTTTACATGATCAG GAGTCCAGAGGCTATGAAGGCAGCCAATGAGGAGGTGAAGAAGATTCTGGAGAGTTCAGGTCAGCGTGTCGACCACAGCAAACCACAACTCACTCTCTCCCGGGAGGACCTGGACAACATGCCTGTAATAG ACAGCATCATTAAGGAGGCCATGCGTCTGTCAAGTGCTTCAATGAACGTCCGAGTGGCTAAAGAGGACTTCCTGCTTCACCTTGACAACCAGGAGTCGTACCGCATCCGCAAAGATGACGTCATCGCCCTCTACCCCCAGATGCTCCACTTTGACCCCGAAATTTACGAGGACCCCTTG ACCTACAAATACGACAGATATCTGGATGACAGTGGCCAAGAGAAGACRACGTTCTACAGGGAGGGGCGCAAACTGCGGTACTTTTACATGCCTTTCGGCTCTGGGGTGACCAAGTGCCCCGGGCGCTTCTTCGCAGTGCATGAGATCAAGCAGTTCCTAGCGCTGGTACTCTCCTACTTCGACATGGAGCTCCTAGACTCAGCTGTTAAAGTGCCTCCTCTCGACCAGTCACGTGCAGGCCTGGGGATCCTGCAGCCCACCTATGATATTGACTTTAGATATAAACTGAAAACTCAGTAA